The Streptomyces sp. NBC_01268 genome window below encodes:
- a CDS encoding MFS transporter yields the protein MTTTPDAPDALQSTEISGPLSPERLPALRRRIQAVLITTQILGGLGIATGVALAAVLAKEVSGTEALSGLASTASVAGPALLAMPLASLMSTRGRRAGLVLAYLVGAVGAGVAVLGAVLDSFPVLLVGLVGFGAGSSANLAARFAAADLAEPDRRARSISTVVWATTIGAVLGPNIAAPAGESVAGLGIPVAAGPFVWASGVFVISALVVALLLRPDPLLTARALAGPEGDAAAEGRSLKAGLRAVRESSRAKLALVTVAGSHTAMVSIMSMTPVALSHHGADIRLIGLVISGHIAGMYAFSPVMGWLSDRLGRLSVIGLAVALIAVAALLAGTAGPSHGQTALGLFVLGLGWSAGLVSGSALLTDSVPQAARAAVQGLSDFIMNTAAGVGGLAAGLIVSTVGYGWLNAVGACLLVPMALLALRGAVRRDAVRRDAVRRA from the coding sequence GTGACCACCACGCCAGACGCCCCTGACGCGCTCCAGTCGACCGAGATATCCGGCCCCCTCTCGCCCGAGCGGCTTCCGGCACTGCGCCGGCGCATCCAGGCCGTGCTGATCACCACCCAGATCCTGGGCGGTCTGGGCATCGCCACCGGAGTGGCGCTGGCCGCGGTCCTCGCCAAGGAGGTCAGCGGTACGGAGGCGCTGTCGGGGCTCGCCTCGACGGCCTCGGTGGCGGGTCCCGCCCTGCTCGCGATGCCGCTCGCCTCGCTGATGTCGACCCGGGGCCGGCGCGCCGGACTCGTCCTCGCCTATCTCGTCGGCGCCGTCGGCGCGGGTGTCGCGGTCCTCGGCGCGGTCCTGGACAGCTTCCCCGTGCTGCTCGTCGGCCTGGTCGGCTTCGGGGCCGGCTCCTCGGCCAACCTGGCGGCCCGCTTCGCCGCGGCCGACCTGGCCGAGCCCGACCGGCGGGCCCGGTCCATCTCGACGGTCGTGTGGGCCACCACCATCGGCGCCGTCCTCGGTCCCAACATCGCCGCCCCGGCCGGGGAGAGCGTCGCCGGCCTCGGCATTCCGGTGGCGGCCGGGCCCTTCGTCTGGGCGTCCGGCGTGTTCGTGATCTCGGCCCTCGTGGTGGCCCTGCTGCTGCGCCCCGACCCGCTCCTGACGGCGCGGGCGCTGGCAGGTCCCGAGGGGGACGCGGCGGCGGAGGGCCGCTCCCTGAAGGCGGGGCTGCGGGCGGTACGGGAGTCCTCGCGGGCCAAGCTGGCCCTGGTCACCGTGGCCGGCTCGCACACGGCGATGGTGTCGATCATGTCGATGACGCCGGTCGCGCTCAGCCACCACGGGGCGGACATCCGGCTGATCGGCCTGGTCATCAGCGGACACATCGCGGGCATGTACGCCTTCTCGCCGGTGATGGGCTGGCTGTCGGACCGGCTCGGCCGGCTGTCGGTGATCGGCCTGGCCGTCGCCCTGATCGCCGTCGCGGCTCTCCTCGCGGGCACGGCGGGACCGAGCCACGGGCAGACCGCGCTCGGCCTCTTCGTCCTCGGCCTCGGCTGGTCGGCGGGGCTCGTCTCCGGTTCGGCCCTCCTGACGGACTCCGTCCCGCAGGCCGCCCGGGCGGCGGTCCAGGGCCTCTCCGACTTCATCATGAACACCGCGGCCGGGGTCGGCGGCCTGGCGGCGGGCCTCATCGTCTCCACGGTGGGATACGGCTGGCTGAACGCGGTGGGCGCGTGCCTGCTGGTGCCGATGGCGCTGCTGGCGCTGCGGGGCGCGGTGCGGCGGGATGCGGTGCGGCGGGATGCGGTGCGGCGGGCCTGA
- a CDS encoding uridine kinase: MRCEAISWERLADAVAGRVDGAEPADGSAWLKVGIDGAPAAPGAELADRVADVLRLRGRSVLVVGTGGFLRPASLRFEYGKQDPDAYYGGWFDTGALWREVFGPLEPGGNGRVLPDLWDPATDRATRSPAVPLPPGGVLVLHGPFLLGHWFPFDLTLHLRLSPGALARRTEEPWALPAFERYENEVGPGDVADAVVRVDDPRRPAWAGFADSPGAR; this comes from the coding sequence ATGCGATGCGAAGCGATCAGCTGGGAGCGGCTCGCCGACGCCGTGGCCGGCCGGGTCGACGGGGCCGAGCCCGCCGACGGCAGCGCCTGGCTCAAGGTGGGGATCGACGGCGCCCCCGCCGCACCGGGCGCGGAGCTGGCCGACCGGGTCGCCGACGTGCTGCGGCTGCGCGGACGGTCGGTGCTGGTGGTCGGCACGGGCGGCTTCCTGCGGCCGGCCTCCCTGCGCTTCGAGTACGGCAAGCAGGACCCGGACGCCTACTACGGCGGCTGGTTCGACACCGGGGCGCTGTGGCGGGAGGTCTTCGGGCCGTTGGAACCGGGCGGCAACGGTCGGGTGCTGCCCGATCTGTGGGACCCGGCCACCGACCGCGCGACCCGCAGCCCCGCCGTACCGCTGCCGCCCGGTGGCGTCCTGGTCCTGCACGGGCCCTTTCTGCTCGGGCACTGGTTCCCCTTCGACCTCACCCTGCACCTGCGCCTTTCGCCCGGCGCCCTCGCCCGCCGCACGGAGGAGCCCTGGGCCCTCCCCGCCTTCGAGCGGTACGAGAACGAGGTCGGCCCGGGGGACGTCGCCGACGCCGTCGTGCGCGTCGACGATCCGCGGCGCCCGGCCTGGGCAGGCTTCGCGGACTCCCCGGGAGCGCGCTAG
- a CDS encoding discoidin domain-containing protein, which produces MRLNASAPPRRTALSLLLAAVLLLTGGLLLAAPGRADAADPLLSRGKPATSSSDEDATLVPAKAFDGDPATRWASAEGSDPQWLRVDLGAASTVSRVRLSWEAAYAKAYRVEVSADGATWTALATETAGNGGTDDWTGLAGKGRYLRVYGTARGTSYGYSLYEVEVYGTTDGTTPPPTGSFTVVAAGDIAAQCTASSSSCAHPKTAAQAQRINPKFYVTMGDNQYDDARLSDYRSYYDKTWGAFKAKTRPVPGNHETYDPAGSLAGYKSYFGAIAYPQGKPYYSYDEGNWHFVALDSNSFDDAAQIQWLKDDLARNAKSCVAAYFHHPLYSSGGHGNDPVSKPVWQILYAAKADLVLNGHDHHYERFAPQDPNGKATADGIVEIVGGMGGAEPYPIETVQPNSQKRISGPYGVLKLDFTDTTYSWQYVGTDGLVKDTGPTYTCH; this is translated from the coding sequence ATGCGCCTGAACGCCTCCGCCCCACCCCGCCGGACCGCACTGTCCCTCCTCCTCGCCGCCGTGCTCCTCCTCACCGGCGGCCTCCTGCTCGCCGCCCCCGGCCGCGCCGACGCCGCCGACCCGCTCCTCTCCCGCGGCAAGCCCGCCACCTCCTCCTCCGACGAGGACGCCACCCTCGTCCCCGCCAAGGCCTTCGACGGTGACCCGGCCACCCGCTGGGCCAGCGCCGAGGGCTCCGACCCCCAGTGGCTGCGCGTCGACCTCGGCGCCGCCTCGACGGTCTCCCGGGTCCGCCTCTCCTGGGAGGCGGCCTACGCCAAGGCCTACCGCGTCGAGGTCTCCGCCGACGGCGCCACCTGGACCGCCCTCGCCACCGAGACCGCCGGCAACGGCGGCACCGACGACTGGACCGGGCTGGCCGGAAAGGGCCGCTACCTCCGCGTCTACGGCACCGCCCGCGGCACCTCGTACGGCTACTCCCTCTACGAAGTGGAGGTGTACGGGACGACGGACGGCACCACACCGCCGCCCACCGGCTCCTTCACCGTCGTCGCGGCCGGCGACATCGCCGCGCAGTGCACCGCCTCCAGCAGCTCCTGCGCCCACCCCAAGACCGCCGCCCAGGCCCAGCGGATCAACCCGAAGTTCTACGTGACGATGGGCGACAACCAGTACGACGACGCCCGCCTGAGCGACTACCGCTCCTACTACGACAAGACCTGGGGCGCCTTCAAGGCCAAGACGCGGCCCGTGCCCGGGAACCACGAGACCTACGACCCGGCCGGCTCCCTCGCCGGATACAAGTCGTACTTCGGCGCCATCGCCTACCCCCAGGGCAAGCCCTACTACAGCTACGACGAGGGCAACTGGCACTTCGTCGCCCTCGACTCCAACTCCTTCGACGACGCCGCCCAGATCCAGTGGCTCAAGGACGACCTCGCCCGCAACGCCAAGAGCTGCGTCGCCGCCTACTTCCACCACCCGCTGTACTCGTCCGGCGGCCACGGCAACGACCCCGTGTCCAAGCCGGTCTGGCAGATCCTCTACGCGGCCAAGGCCGACCTCGTCCTCAACGGGCACGACCACCACTACGAGCGCTTCGCCCCGCAGGACCCGAACGGCAAGGCCACCGCGGACGGCATCGTCGAGATCGTCGGCGGCATGGGCGGCGCCGAGCCGTACCCCATCGAGACCGTCCAGCCCAACAGCCAGAAGCGGATCAGCGGCCCGTACGGGGTGCTGAAGCTGGACTTCACCGACACCACGTACAGCTGGCAGTACGTCGGCACCGACGGTCTGGTCAAGGACACCGGCCCGACCTACACCTGCCACTGA
- a CDS encoding MFS transporter — protein MYLATTGRRGAPSAPSGVRRRVPATVLALGAVSLVTDVSSEMVTAVLPLYLVLGLGLTPLQFGFLDGLFTGATALVRLLGGHAADRGGRHKRIAGIGYALSACSRLGLLLAGGATGLIAASLAADRLGKGIRTAPRDALITLESPPDALGRAFGVHRAMDTTGALLGPLAAFALLWATADAYDAVFVVSFCVGLLGVLLLVVLVPGGRRETVRPAREPLGLPALLRQPAVRRVAFATALLGAATVGDAFLYLLLQRRTALDATWFPFLPLGAAAAYLLLAVPAGRLADRIGRRRPFLYGHGALLLAMALLLAPVPDAVLIGGVLALLGVFYAATDGVLMALTGPLLPAARRASGLALVQTAQALAKVAAATGFGAAWTLWGPSTALVLASAGLATALVCAARLLPAEPPHGRTTT, from the coding sequence ATGTACCTCGCGACCACCGGTCGCCGCGGCGCGCCGTCCGCACCCTCCGGGGTGCGGCGGCGTGTCCCCGCCACCGTCCTCGCCCTCGGCGCCGTCAGCCTCGTCACCGACGTGTCCTCCGAGATGGTCACCGCCGTGCTGCCGCTCTACCTGGTCCTCGGGCTCGGCCTGACCCCGCTCCAGTTCGGATTCCTCGACGGGCTGTTCACCGGTGCCACCGCGCTCGTCCGGCTCCTCGGCGGACACGCCGCCGACCGGGGCGGCCGGCACAAGCGGATCGCCGGCATCGGCTACGCCCTGTCCGCCTGCTCCCGGCTCGGCCTGCTCCTCGCGGGCGGTGCGACCGGCCTCATCGCCGCCTCGCTCGCCGCCGACCGGCTCGGCAAGGGCATCCGCACCGCCCCGCGCGACGCGCTCATCACCCTCGAAAGCCCGCCCGACGCCCTCGGCCGCGCCTTCGGCGTGCACCGGGCCATGGACACCACCGGCGCCCTCCTCGGCCCCCTGGCCGCCTTCGCGCTGCTGTGGGCGACCGCCGACGCGTACGACGCCGTCTTCGTCGTCAGCTTCTGCGTCGGGCTCCTGGGGGTGCTGCTCCTCGTCGTGCTCGTCCCCGGCGGGCGCCGGGAGACCGTGCGCCCCGCACGCGAACCGCTCGGCCTGCCGGCCCTGCTCCGGCAGCCCGCCGTGCGCCGGGTCGCGTTCGCCACCGCGCTCCTCGGCGCGGCCACCGTCGGCGACGCCTTCCTCTACCTGCTGCTCCAGCGCAGGACCGCGCTGGACGCCACCTGGTTCCCGTTCCTGCCGCTCGGCGCCGCGGCCGCCTACCTGCTGCTCGCCGTGCCCGCCGGACGGCTCGCCGACCGCATCGGCCGCCGGCGCCCCTTCCTGTACGGGCACGGAGCCCTGCTCCTCGCCATGGCCCTGCTCCTCGCCCCCGTGCCGGACGCGGTCCTCATCGGCGGGGTCCTCGCCCTGCTCGGGGTCTTCTACGCCGCCACCGACGGGGTCCTGATGGCCCTCACCGGCCCCCTGCTCCCGGCCGCCCGGCGCGCCAGCGGGCTCGCCCTCGTCCAGACGGCGCAGGCCCTCGCCAAGGTCGCCGCCGCCACCGGCTTCGGCGCGGCCTGGACCCTGTGGGGGCCGTCCACCGCCCTCGTCCTCGCCTCGGCCGGGCTCGCGACGGCCCTCGTGTGCGCCGCCCGCCTGCTGCCCGCCGAACCACCGCACGGAAGGACCACGACATGA
- a CDS encoding cupin domain-containing protein: MTTHAQPSFAVHIPDAELEPEPLDPGQIVSGTPEVTGKLLWESADGKQLRGIWQITPGVVTDTEANELFVVVSGRATVAVEGGETLEIGPGDACVLREGDRTTWTVHETLRKAYHISL; this comes from the coding sequence ATGACCACTCACGCGCAGCCCTCGTTCGCCGTCCACATCCCTGATGCCGAGCTCGAGCCCGAGCCGCTGGACCCCGGCCAGATCGTCTCCGGCACCCCCGAGGTGACCGGCAAGCTCCTCTGGGAGTCCGCCGACGGCAAGCAGCTCCGCGGCATCTGGCAGATCACCCCCGGCGTGGTGACCGACACCGAGGCGAACGAGCTGTTCGTGGTCGTCAGCGGGCGTGCCACGGTCGCGGTCGAGGGCGGCGAGACCCTGGAGATCGGTCCGGGTGACGCCTGCGTGCTGCGCGAGGGCGACCGCACCACCTGGACCGTCCACGAGACCCTGCGCAAGGCGTACCACATCAGCCTCTGA
- the uvrB gene encoding excinuclease ABC subunit UvrB, with product MRPVSKIERTVAPFEVVSPYQPSGDQPAAIAELDRRIRAGEKDVVLLGATGTGKSATTAWMIEKLQRPTLVMAPNKTLAAQLANEFRELLPNNAVEYFVSYYDYYQPEAYVPQSDTYIEKDSSINEEVERLRHSATNSLLTRRDVIVVASVSCIYGLGTPQEYVDRMVDLKVGDEIDRDQLLRRFVDIQYTRNDLAFTRGTFRVRGDTIEIFPVYEELAVRIEMFGDEIEALSTLHPLTGEVISDDRQLYVFPASHYVAGPERMERAVNDIERELDQRLKELEKQGKMLEAQRLRMRTTYDIEMMRQIGSCSGIENYSMHFDGREPGSPPNTLLDYFPEDFLLVIDESHVTVPQIGAMYEGDASRKRTLVDHGFRLPSALDNRPLKWEEFQKRIGQTVYLSATPGTYELSRGDGFVEQIIRPTGLVDPEVVVKPTEGQIDDLVHEIRLRTERDERVLVTTLTKKMAEDLTDYFLELGIQVRYLHSDVDTLRRIELLRELRAGEYDVLVGINLLREGLDLPEVSLVAILDADKQGFLRSGTSLIQTIGRAARNVSGQVHMYADTITPAMAQAIDETNRRREKQVAYNKAHGIDPQPLRKKINDIVATIAREEVDTEELLGSGYRKSKDGKGAKAPVPSLAAHAPKGRAGKAGSTVELGDRPATELASIIEEMTDRMKAAAAELQFEVAARLRDEVSELKKELRQMKEAGLA from the coding sequence ATGCGGCCCGTTTCCAAGATCGAACGTACGGTGGCGCCCTTCGAGGTCGTCAGCCCCTACCAGCCCAGCGGCGACCAGCCCGCCGCCATCGCCGAGCTCGACCGGCGCATCCGCGCAGGCGAGAAGGACGTCGTCCTGCTCGGCGCCACCGGTACCGGAAAGTCGGCGACGACCGCCTGGATGATCGAGAAGCTCCAGCGCCCCACCCTGGTGATGGCGCCGAACAAGACGCTCGCCGCCCAGCTGGCCAACGAGTTCCGCGAGCTCCTGCCGAACAACGCGGTCGAGTACTTCGTCTCGTACTACGACTACTACCAGCCCGAGGCGTACGTCCCGCAGTCCGACACCTACATCGAGAAGGACTCCTCGATCAACGAGGAGGTCGAGCGGCTGCGCCACTCCGCGACCAACTCGCTGCTGACCCGTCGTGACGTCATCGTGGTCGCCTCCGTCTCCTGCATCTACGGTCTCGGCACCCCCCAGGAGTACGTCGACCGGATGGTCGACCTCAAGGTCGGCGACGAGATCGACCGCGACCAGCTGCTGCGCCGCTTCGTCGACATCCAGTACACCCGCAACGACCTGGCGTTCACCCGCGGCACCTTCCGCGTCCGCGGCGACACCATCGAGATCTTCCCGGTCTACGAGGAGCTCGCCGTCCGCATCGAGATGTTCGGCGACGAGATCGAGGCGCTCTCCACGCTGCACCCGCTCACCGGCGAGGTCATCAGCGACGACCGGCAGCTGTACGTCTTCCCCGCCAGCCACTACGTCGCGGGCCCCGAGCGCATGGAGCGGGCCGTCAACGACATCGAGCGCGAGCTGGACCAGCGCCTCAAGGAGCTGGAGAAGCAGGGGAAGATGCTGGAGGCCCAGCGCCTGCGCATGCGGACCACGTACGACATCGAGATGATGCGCCAGATCGGCTCCTGCTCCGGCATCGAGAACTACTCGATGCACTTCGACGGCCGCGAGCCCGGCTCCCCGCCCAACACCCTCCTGGACTACTTCCCGGAGGACTTCCTGCTCGTCATCGACGAGTCGCACGTCACCGTCCCGCAGATCGGCGCGATGTACGAGGGCGACGCCTCCCGCAAGCGCACCCTCGTCGACCACGGCTTCCGGCTCCCCTCCGCCCTCGACAACAGGCCGCTGAAGTGGGAGGAGTTCCAGAAGAGGATCGGCCAGACCGTCTACCTCTCCGCCACCCCGGGCACGTACGAGCTCTCCCGGGGCGACGGCTTCGTCGAGCAGATCATCCGCCCGACCGGGCTCGTCGACCCCGAGGTCGTGGTCAAGCCCACCGAGGGCCAGATCGACGACCTGGTGCACGAGATCCGGCTGCGCACCGAGCGCGACGAGCGCGTGCTGGTCACCACGCTCACCAAGAAGATGGCCGAGGACCTCACGGACTACTTCCTGGAGCTGGGCATCCAGGTGCGCTATCTGCACAGCGACGTCGACACCCTGCGCCGGATCGAGCTGCTGCGCGAGCTGCGGGCCGGCGAGTACGACGTGCTGGTCGGCATCAACCTGCTCCGCGAGGGCCTCGACCTGCCCGAGGTGTCCCTGGTCGCCATCCTCGACGCCGACAAGCAGGGCTTCCTGCGCTCCGGCACCTCGCTCATCCAGACCATCGGCCGCGCCGCGCGCAACGTCTCGGGCCAGGTCCACATGTACGCGGACACCATCACCCCGGCGATGGCGCAGGCCATCGACGAGACCAACCGGCGCCGGGAGAAGCAGGTCGCCTACAACAAGGCCCACGGCATCGACCCGCAGCCGCTGCGCAAGAAGATCAACGACATCGTCGCCACCATCGCGCGCGAGGAGGTCGACACCGAGGAGCTGCTCGGCAGCGGCTACCGCAAGTCGAAGGACGGCAAGGGCGCCAAGGCCCCCGTCCCCTCGCTCGCCGCGCACGCGCCGAAGGGCAGGGCGGGGAAGGCCGGCTCCACCGTCGAGCTCGGCGACCGCCCCGCGACCGAACTGGCCTCGATCATCGAGGAGATGACCGACCGCATGAAGGCCGCCGCCGCCGAGCTGCAGTTCGAGGTCGCCGCGCGGCTGCGCGACGAGGTGTCGGAGCTGAAGAAGGAGCTGCGCCAGATGAAGGAGGCCGGACTGGCCTGA
- a CDS encoding carbohydrate kinase family protein, protein MTGPGGLLVVGDVVTDVIARHHKPLAAATDTPARIRTLPGGAGANVACWAARSGRADVRLLGRVGADSASWHERELRRAGVRPLLALDPDAPTAAVIALVGPDAERTFLTDSGASLRLAPEDWSAALLDGVARVHLSGYLFFAGPSRETAGRVLRDARAAGVPVSVDPASAGFLTELGTERFLGAVDGAECLLPNLDEARLLTGRTSPDEAASTLSRRFPLVAVTLGGEGAVLAEEGRVTARVTAPPVRAVDSTGAGDAFTGAFLAALLTGATPVAAAGAGCRAGAEAVTRVGGRP, encoded by the coding sequence GTGACCGGCCCCGGCGGGCTCCTGGTCGTCGGGGACGTCGTCACGGACGTGATCGCCCGGCACCACAAGCCCCTGGCCGCCGCGACCGACACCCCGGCGCGGATCCGGACGCTGCCCGGCGGAGCCGGGGCGAACGTGGCCTGCTGGGCGGCTCGTTCGGGCCGCGCGGACGTGCGGCTCCTGGGGCGGGTGGGTGCCGACTCGGCGTCCTGGCACGAGCGGGAACTGCGCCGCGCGGGTGTACGGCCGCTGCTCGCCCTCGATCCGGACGCCCCGACCGCGGCGGTCATCGCCCTGGTGGGACCGGACGCGGAGCGCACGTTCCTCACGGACAGCGGGGCCTCGCTGCGCCTGGCGCCCGAGGACTGGTCTGCGGCGCTGCTCGACGGGGTCGCACGGGTGCATCTGTCCGGGTACCTGTTCTTCGCCGGGCCGAGCCGCGAGACGGCCGGGCGGGTCCTGCGCGACGCGCGCGCGGCGGGCGTCCCGGTGAGCGTCGACCCGGCGTCCGCCGGGTTCCTGACGGAACTCGGCACGGAACGCTTCCTCGGGGCCGTGGACGGCGCCGAGTGCCTGCTGCCCAACCTCGACGAGGCCCGCCTGCTGACCGGCCGCACGAGCCCGGACGAGGCCGCCTCGACCCTCAGCCGCCGCTTTCCGCTGGTCGCGGTCACCCTGGGCGGCGAGGGTGCCGTCCTCGCCGAGGAGGGCCGGGTGACGGCCCGGGTGACGGCTCCGCCGGTCCGCGCGGTGGACTCCACCGGCGCCGGGGACGCCTTCACGGGCGCCTTCCTGGCCGCCCTCCTGACCGGGGCGACCCCGGTGGCGGCCGCCGGAGCGGGCTGCCGCGCGGGAGCGGAGGCGGTCACCCGGGTGGGCGGGCGCCCCTAG
- a CDS encoding methylated-DNA--[protein]-cysteine S-methyltransferase: MESEKPTTVRTAGRVEWTVVPSTLGPLLLAATERGLVSVVFHADDRVRDRALERLAGALGGELAESAEGLLAEPVRQLADYFGERRRGFAVKLDWSLVTGFNRQVLRELAERVPYGTVVGYGELARRVGQPGAAQAVGAAMGANPLPVVVPCHRVVESDGGIGGFGGGLETKRRLLALEGVLPEPLF; this comes from the coding sequence ATGGAGAGCGAGAAGCCGACGACGGTACGGACGGCCGGGCGCGTGGAGTGGACGGTGGTGCCCAGCACCCTCGGTCCCCTGCTGCTCGCCGCGACGGAGCGGGGTCTGGTGAGTGTGGTCTTCCACGCCGACGACCGGGTGCGCGACCGGGCCCTGGAGCGGCTCGCGGGTGCCCTGGGCGGGGAGCTCGCGGAGAGCGCGGAGGGCCTGCTGGCCGAGCCGGTGCGGCAGCTCGCCGACTACTTCGGCGAGAGGCGTCGCGGCTTCGCCGTCAAGCTGGACTGGTCGCTGGTGACCGGATTCAACCGCCAGGTCCTGCGCGAACTCGCCGAGCGCGTCCCGTACGGGACCGTGGTGGGGTACGGGGAGCTGGCACGCCGCGTCGGGCAGCCGGGGGCGGCCCAGGCGGTCGGCGCGGCGATGGGCGCCAATCCGCTGCCGGTGGTGGTGCCGTGCCACCGCGTGGTGGAGAGCGACGGCGGGATCGGGGGCTTCGGCGGGGGTCTGGAGACCAAGCGCAGGCTCCTCGCCCTGGAAGGGGTGCTGCCGGAACCGCTGTTCTGA
- a CDS encoding pseudouridine-5'-phosphate glycosidase: MSTQVSEEVREALHERRPVVALESTIIAHGLPRPRNLAVATELEALVREGGAVPATIAVVDGTARIGLDEAGLTRIAEDPTVRKLGHRDLAPALATGVTGATTVSGTAWLADSVGIRVFATGGLGGVHREWAETQDESADLRLLSRVGVTVVCAGVKSILDVPATLQRLETLGVTVVGYGTDHFPGFYLSSSGEPVDWTLRTPHEVAEVIRAQDALDGPRAALIVANPVPREDQLDPALHDRVLAQGLAAAKEKGVTGQAVTPFLLDHLTVHTEGASLEANLAAVRGNVRLAARIAAAYRERP, from the coding sequence ATGTCCACACAGGTGTCCGAGGAGGTACGGGAGGCGCTCCACGAGCGGCGCCCCGTCGTCGCGCTCGAGTCGACGATCATCGCCCACGGTCTGCCACGCCCGCGCAACCTGGCCGTGGCCACGGAGCTGGAGGCACTGGTACGGGAGGGCGGGGCCGTCCCCGCCACCATCGCGGTGGTCGACGGCACGGCCCGGATCGGCCTGGACGAGGCCGGGCTGACCAGGATCGCGGAGGACCCGACGGTCCGGAAGCTCGGGCACCGCGATCTGGCGCCCGCGCTCGCGACCGGGGTGACGGGCGCGACGACCGTCTCCGGGACCGCCTGGCTCGCGGACTCCGTGGGCATCCGGGTCTTCGCGACCGGCGGGCTCGGCGGGGTGCACCGGGAGTGGGCGGAGACCCAGGACGAGTCGGCCGACCTGCGGCTGCTCTCCCGGGTCGGGGTGACGGTGGTGTGCGCGGGGGTCAAGTCGATCCTGGACGTGCCGGCCACGCTCCAGCGCCTGGAGACGCTCGGGGTGACCGTCGTCGGCTACGGGACGGACCACTTCCCCGGCTTCTACCTCTCCTCGTCGGGCGAACCGGTCGACTGGACCCTGCGCACCCCGCACGAGGTGGCGGAGGTGATACGCGCCCAGGACGCCCTCGACGGCCCCCGGGCGGCGCTGATCGTCGCCAACCCGGTGCCGCGCGAGGACCAGCTCGATCCGGCGCTGCACGACCGGGTGCTCGCACAGGGCCTCGCGGCGGCGAAGGAGAAGGGCGTCACGGGGCAGGCGGTGACGCCGTTCCTGCTCGACCATCTGACGGTGCACACGGAAGGCGCCTCCCTGGAGGCCAACCTGGCGGCGGTGCGGGGCAACGTGCGGCTCGCGGCGCGGATCGCGGCGGCCTACCGCGAGCGCCCGTGA
- a CDS encoding MHYT domain-containing protein: protein MQGTVDGFSYGLVTPVAAFLMACLGGALGLRCTTRSLRHDDTFKAGWLALGATSIGTGIWTMHFIAMMGFSVQQAPISYDRPITFASLGVAVVMVGIGIFIVGYRGATALTLVTGGTITGLGVATMHYLGMAGMRLHGQISYDTLTVALSVVIAVVAATVALWAAVSIHGFLASLGASLVMGLAVSGMHYTAMAAVDVELHGTPAQGGGDTATSLLLPMLIGPAVFLLLAAVVVMFDPLLVMGEPDWQKPTARGGYRHGAPGVPAPRRAPAYGEPANWSSSRPAARTARRGAHRGTYRSQDW from the coding sequence ATGCAGGGCACGGTCGACGGATTCAGCTACGGACTCGTCACGCCGGTGGCGGCCTTCCTCATGGCCTGCCTCGGCGGGGCGCTCGGGCTGCGCTGCACCACACGGTCGCTGCGCCACGACGACACCTTCAAAGCCGGCTGGCTCGCGCTCGGCGCCACCTCCATAGGCACCGGCATCTGGACCATGCACTTCATCGCCATGATGGGCTTCTCCGTCCAGCAGGCCCCCATCAGCTACGACCGGCCCATCACCTTCGCCAGTCTCGGCGTCGCCGTCGTCATGGTGGGCATCGGCATCTTCATCGTGGGCTACCGCGGCGCCACCGCCCTGACCCTGGTCACCGGCGGCACCATCACCGGACTCGGCGTCGCCACCATGCACTACCTGGGCATGGCCGGCATGCGGCTGCACGGCCAGATCTCCTACGACACCCTCACGGTCGCCCTCTCCGTGGTCATCGCCGTCGTGGCCGCCACCGTCGCCCTCTGGGCGGCCGTCTCCATCCACGGCTTCCTCGCCAGCCTCGGCGCCAGCCTGGTCATGGGCCTGGCCGTCAGCGGCATGCACTACACCGCCATGGCGGCGGTCGACGTCGAGCTGCACGGCACGCCCGCCCAGGGCGGCGGCGACACCGCCACCTCGCTCCTGCTGCCCATGCTGATCGGGCCTGCCGTCTTCCTCCTGCTGGCCGCCGTCGTGGTCATGTTCGACCCGCTGCTCGTCATGGGCGAGCCCGACTGGCAGAAGCCCACGGCCCGCGGCGGCTACCGCCACGGCGCCCCCGGCGTGCCCGCCCCGCGCCGCGCCCCCGCGTACGGCGAGCCCGCGAACTGGTCGTCGTCCCGGCCCGCCGCCCGCACGGCCCGCAGGGGCGCCCACCGCGGCACGTACCGCTCCCAGGACTGGTGA